Proteins from a single region of Leptospira venezuelensis:
- a CDS encoding SDR family oxidoreductase gives MRTDLWKGKTIVITGGSSGIGEALLESFSRIPCKIINLSRSEPELIRKISKKKEKRPAEIFHIQADLSSEKEINKAVSKLAKLVDGIDVLFNNAGITAHSRFDQTQIEAFRKAFDVNFFGPVFLTMRLLPFLKKNKGAVMVTSTVSGLYGVPARSAYSSSKSALHAVMESARIELSEEGLRFIIFCPPYTKTKLRANGIDGDGQILGESHYSGKSKTPEEVAEKMIRSIEDPNSRLVVMDKSGFFMKWMRNISPSFLEKVLYKKLYKDFH, from the coding sequence ATGCGGACTGATCTTTGGAAAGGCAAAACAATCGTAATTACTGGAGGCTCTTCCGGGATAGGAGAAGCTTTATTAGAAAGTTTTTCCCGGATTCCTTGTAAGATTATCAATCTTTCTAGATCTGAACCGGAGCTTATTCGTAAAATTTCTAAGAAGAAGGAAAAGCGGCCTGCGGAAATATTTCATATTCAGGCAGATCTTTCTTCGGAAAAAGAAATCAACAAAGCGGTTTCTAAGCTGGCGAAACTTGTCGATGGCATTGACGTTCTTTTTAATAACGCAGGCATAACAGCGCATTCTAGATTTGATCAAACCCAGATAGAGGCTTTCCGAAAGGCGTTTGATGTGAACTTTTTCGGTCCTGTATTTCTAACAATGAGACTTCTCCCTTTTTTGAAAAAGAATAAAGGAGCAGTCATGGTTACATCCACCGTGAGCGGTTTGTATGGAGTTCCTGCGAGAAGCGCTTATTCTTCTTCCAAATCTGCGTTACATGCTGTTATGGAATCTGCCCGTATTGAACTTTCGGAAGAAGGTCTTAGATTCATTATATTCTGCCCACCATATACCAAAACCAAACTAAGAGCGAATGGTATAGATGGGGACGGTCAGATATTGGGAGAATCCCATTATTCAGGCAAAAGTAAAACTCCGGAAGAAGTTGCCGAAAAAATGATTCGTTCTATCGAAGATCCAAACTCAAGACTTGTGGTAATGGATAAGAGCGGCTTCTTTATGAAATGGATGAGAAATATCTCTCCTTCTTTTTTGGAAAAGGTATTATATAAAAAACTTTATAAGGACTTTCATTAA
- a CDS encoding SRPBCC family protein: METRSIIKEFKYDFPLEKVWSAVTVNEELIHWLADKVTGRPKLGGTFSWTWNLGPEGELTSTGIYKKIVPFQELILQWQDHPAGDIELKLEFEKDGDDTTLLKLTNSGYPMGEKFDHWVEAASEGWDEESMHLLQYLRKN; encoded by the coding sequence ATGGAAACTAGAAGCATTATTAAAGAATTCAAATATGATTTTCCTTTGGAAAAAGTTTGGAGCGCTGTAACTGTCAATGAGGAGTTGATCCATTGGTTGGCAGATAAGGTAACTGGGCGCCCCAAACTAGGCGGAACTTTTTCTTGGACTTGGAACTTAGGTCCCGAGGGAGAACTTACTTCTACAGGTATTTATAAAAAGATTGTTCCTTTTCAGGAATTGATACTGCAATGGCAAGACCATCCTGCCGGTGATATAGAACTTAAACTAGAGTTCGAGAAAGATGGAGATGATACCACTTTACTGAAGCTTACCAACTCAGGATATCCCATGGGAGAAAAATTCGATCATTGGGTCGAAGCCGCTTCTGAAGGTTGGGACGAAGAAAGTATGCATTTACTGCAATATCTAAGGAAGAACTAA